Part of the Candidatus Zixiibacteriota bacterium genome, TCAGGTACCTGCGCTTTCCATCAGCGCGTTTTAACAACAGCTATAAAACGGGCTCGGCATCTGGCAATTCTGCCGTTTGTGGCCGAGTCGTTTAAATAAGACAGGGTAGGCAAACTGTGCAATCCCGCACGGTGATAATATCAACTACCGCTTTTTTGACGGCCCTGACGGCCTACTGGTCGTTAATCCCGGGGATAGGTTTTCTGTTGGAGATTTATCTAGTTTGGGGTGTTGTTGTCGCCACGATTGAGAGACATCATTGGACGATTATCGGCGCCTCCGCAGCCGCCTTAATTTTGGGCGCGATACCGGGAATTGCCGTTATACCCATGATGTTTCTAATGCCCAGCCTGGTTAAATTAGTCTTACCGGCGATGGTAATAGGATTTTTGCTGAATCGGGGTATCAAGGCTACTGCCGTTTTCTGGGTTGCGGTCGGGTGCATGACGCTGATTATGACCGTCATTTATTTGCAAATGTTGGAGTTTATAGTCGAGCTCATCGAAAATGTCCACCTGCGATCTTTAGCCTGGATTAAATCAACTTTGGCAACAGCGGGATACAGTACCGAAATTATTGATTCGACATCTGACTCTTTAGCCCAAGGCAAAAATATACTTTTCCATTTACTGCCCGGCTTGATGATTCTGACCGGAATCGGTCAAATATTCGTGTCGATGGTTTTAGTGGAATGGTATTTCACGCGTCGGGATAGTTATTTCCCCGGATTCGGGCGTTTCATATATTGGAAAATGCCCGAAAAACTATTATATTTTTGGGTTGCAGCCATCTTGATTCGGCTAATATGGGATGGTACCGCGCAAATGGTTGCCGATAACGCCCTTCTGATATTTGTCAGCTTTTATTCCGTTACCGGCTTATCATTACTTGAGTATGGGCTCCGCAAGCTGAGATTGCCAAAATTGATCCGAATTATATTTTATCTTGGCCTGTTTTTTATGCAGCTTCCCGGTTTGATTGCGGCCGCCGCCGCCGGACTGTTTGACAGTTACTTTGATTTTAGAAAAGTCCGAGCTCATTCTTTAGGTTAGTAAATTGGAATTGAAAGGATAGATAAACGATGAAAATTATTTTAACCGATGATGTCACCAATTTGGGGCAGGCCGGCGATACTATCGAGGTAAAAACCGGCTACGCTCGAAATTTCCTGATCCCCCGCAACCTGGCTATTCCGGCCACCAAGGGAAACCTGCGGGCCGTGGATCATGTTAAAAAAGAAAAAGGACTGCGTGACAAAAAACGTCGCCGTTCGGCCGAAAAGATTCGCGACGATATCGAAAAACTCTCCCTGACAACCGAGCTTGTTGTGGGTAATGAAGACCAGGTGTACGGTTCGGTCACCAGCCATACTATCGCCGATTTGATTTCAAAAGAGGGTTGCGCTATCGAGAGGCGCTGGATACGGCTCGAAGAGCCGATTAAAGCCCTGGGTATGTACACCATAAAAATAAAAATCGAAAAAAATGTTGAGGCGAGCGTAAAACTATTAGTCGAGAAAAAGGCCTGACGAATGGCAATGGTGGAAATTCAAATAGACGGCCTGGCGATGGATTTGGTATCCAATTCGCCGGTCGTCGTACTGGCGTCAAAAGAATTGAATAAAGTTTTACCGATCTGGATCGGGCATAGCGAAGCCTGGGCTATCGCCATGGAAATCTCCGGGATGGGCTCCAAGCGGCCGATGACTCACGATCTTTTCAAGAACGCAATTCTGGCCATGGACGCCACGCTCGAAAAAGTCGAGATAACCGATCTCAAAGATCAAACGTTTTATGCCCGACTGCATATTACTATCGGTGACAAACATATCGATCTCGATGCCCGCCCCTCCGATTCAATCGCGCTGGCGCTGAAAACCAAATGCCCGATATTTGTCAACGAGGATTTATTTTCCATTCAACCGAAAGAGGACGAACCCCCGGAAAAACAGATGCCGCCATCAGGCCCTCCGGAATCATTGGCCGACCGCCTCAAACGCATCGACCCCGAGGATTTTGGCAAATATTCGCTATAAACTTCTGCGATAGTTCTATTGTGAGAAATTTGGCAAAAAGACAACCTGCAACGGCTGTCATTTTTTTGTTGCATGATTAATTATGGAAATCCAACGAAAATTACTTCGCCCAGTCGGGCATGACAGATAAATCAATATTAAATACGTACATTCCCAGCAAGTAAACACAGGCCGTGATAAAGATAATCCCAATAAGGTTCATATAAATCCCGACCCGCATCATATCGGCGATTTTCAATCGCCCGGTTCCAAATACAATGGCGTTGGGCGGAGTCGCTACCGGCAGCATAAAGGCGCAGGAGGCTGACAACGTCGCCGGGATCATCAAAAGAAGAGGATTGACCCCAATGACGACCGCCAGAACCCCCAATATCGGCAAAAATATCTCGGTCGTGGCGGTATTCGAAGTCAATTCGGTCAAAAACGTCAGCATGGCACAAATGGCAATCACGATAAAAATCGGCGATAGCTGTTTCAATCCGGTCAATTGACTCCCCAGATAATTAGCCAGGCCGGATTCGACTAATCCGGATGCCAACGCAAACCCGCCGCCAAATAACAGCACGATACCCCAATTGAGATTTTTAGCCGTCTCCCAGTTCATCAGACGTTTTTGCCCCTTATTTTTCTGGCGGGCCGGAATAACAAACAACAACAAGCTCATGACAATCGCCACCGTTCCGTCATCGATGAATTTGGGCATAGCAAATAGAGTTGACCACCCGGGGAGAACAAAATCACCAATGGTGATGCTTTTTCTGAACAGCCAGAGAAAGACCGTAACACAAAAAACTATCAGAACGATTTTTTCTTCATATTTCATCGGCCCCAATTTTCGGTACTCATCCCGGAATACCGAAGCGTCGGTTTCAAGTTTTGACCGGGATGGCGCGTACACTTTCACGATAACCAGCCATGCCACCAGTAAAAATAAAACCGCGAAGGGAAAAGCGAACATCATCCATTGAGCGAAGCTGATATCCGGCGCGTTGGGGAAGATGATGGTCAGGATGCGAGAAAAAGCCAGGTTGGGTGGAGTGCCGATCAATGTCGCCGTGCCGCCGATTGAAGCTGCGTAGGCAATTGCGATTAACAGGCCAACCGGAAATTTACCGACTTTTTCCTCGCCGAAGCTGTCGGTCATCTTAATAATGATTGCCATCGCCATCGGCACCATCATCATCGTCGAGGCCGTGTTGGCAATCCACATTGACAAAAAGAAAGTCGCTACCATAAACCCCAGTATTATCTTGCGGGGACTGGTCCCGATTAACAATATTATTTTCAAAGCTATACGCCGATGCAGATCCCAACGTTCCATCGCCAGTGCGATTATAAGTCCGCCAATAAACAGAAAAATTATGTGGTTGAAATACTGAGCTGCCGTCGCTTTACCCGACATGATTCCCAAAAAGGGATACAGCGCTACCGGCAAGAGAGCCGTGGCCGGAATCGGTATCGCTTCGAATATCCACCAGATCGCCACCCAGGCCGCCGCCGCGGCGCACCGGGTAACGTTGGGATTGCCTGGCTCAAGATCGGTGAAATAAAAAATAAATATCGCCGCTAACGGCCCCAAAAACAATCCAATGCGGCGTTTGCTAAACATCCATGAATATTTGAACGGACTCGACATAGAATCAATAATGATAGAACGTGAAACATACCCTTGTCAAGCATTCAAAATCGGCCTTCTTGTTCTTGGAAAAACAGAACGAAATCATTATCTTGGATTTGGGCATATTCAAACTTGAGGGACACACGATGAGAATTTTTAAAGTAGCAATCGCAGTTATTAGCATAGCATGCGTTATATCCGTAATAATAACCGGATGTCTCGGTAAAGTCAGCGGACCCAGTCAGGATTTTGTTTATCCTCTAAAAGTCGGAAATTACTGGGAATATGATTTTTCTTCTGAGCATTTTGATTCGGAAACGGGCGAGCCTTCATCTTTGGGGCCAAATACATATACCACCGCTACGGCAGAAATTATTGGGATGGATACTCTGGAGGATACTCTGGAGACGTATGTGTTCTACGCAGAAGACGATACCAGCAATATTAATAATCTCAATTCCGCAACCGCCCATATAAATAATGCCCCGGATGGCCTTTATCAATATGCAAGTGATGGTGCCAGCCTAATTGCTCCGGCAAAACCCAAACCTCAAGAAACAGAAATTCATTTTAATGGAATATCGTACGCCTCAACCGATGAATTGATGGCAAGAATATACAATATTGGCCAATCATTATTATCATTCCCCGCATCATACCAAAACAATAATGGACAGATTTTTCGAGGGCTTGCTTATCCTCTAGGGATCGGAAAACAGTGGACCGTGGTTACTCTTAGCGAAGCGAATCCTCTCCATCGGATTGTTAAACGAATTACAGACTGGACCAAAGTCAAAACCAATGCCGGTGATTTCAATTGTTTTAAAATACAATGGCTATGGGATTTCAATGGTGATGGCATTTGGGATGATAACCTTGTTGGATATGATTATGTTTCAGAAAAAGGACTTATTGTCAGGGAATTAAGGATCAAAGGTATAATCATCACAGATTATAGCGGCCAACCGCTTGGAACAGTCGATATTGTTCAGAGATTCGAATTAAAAAAACTTGATTTGAAGTAGATTATATCGAAATTGCTTAAGGCTTGATTATAACCGAAAATTTCTCTTGCGGCAACACTCGACCGATTATAGCCGCGTTGACATTTCTCTTTATTAAATAATCGAGACAATCATTCGCGTTTTTCTCATCGATGCTTATTAGGAGTCCACCCGAAGTCTGTGGATCAAAAACTATATCGGAAGCATAGCTTTCCAAAAACGAGTCGATGGATATTTTACCTTCGAGATGGCTCTTATTGGCTGAGGCTCCGCCGGTCAATGCTCCCGCTTTGGCATAGTCAATTGTCCCCGGCAATAATTTCAGTTTGCCATATTCAATTTCAAACGAGACACCCGAACCGCTCGCCATCTCATAAGAATGTCCGGCTAAGCCGAACCCCGTAATATCAGTTGCGGCATGAGCCCCAAATTCAATCATTGCCTCGGATGCGATCTTATTTAACGCAATCATCAATTGGCACAAATAATCAACATGCTCTTTTTGGGCCTTGTTCTGTTTAATGGCGGTCGATACAATTCCGGTTCCCAATGGCTTGGTCAAAATCAAAATATCACCTGGGCGAGCGTCCTTATTAGTGAAAATCTTATTGGGGTGAATGATTCCCGTCACCGCCAGACCATACTTGAGTTCTTTGTCCTTTATCGAATGCCCTCCGGCGATGACCGCTCCCGCCTCGCCGATTTTATCGGCCCCGCCCCGCAGGATATCCCCGGTAACATCAGCCGGCATATCGGCCGGGACGGTCAGGATATTCAACGCCGCCAGAGGCTTCCCGCCCATGGCGTAAACATCCGAAAGAGCGTTAGCCGCCGCCACTTGCCCAAAAAGATATGGATCGTCAACAATCGGAGGAAAAAAATCAGTCGTCAGAACCAGGGCCATTTCATCATTGAGCTTATAGATTCCGGCATCATCGACGCCGTCAATACCGACCAACAGATTTTCCGATTGCGGAGGCGTGAACCTCTTTAATATCTCACCCAGCGCCGCCGGGCCGATTTTGGAAGCTCAACCGGCGCCCGAAACCTGGGAGGTCAGTTTTATTTCTCTGTCTCGTCTCAAATCATCCATAGTATCAACTTTCAAAATAGAATCTACGTTGAAAACCGGCTGATTTCAAGATTATTCTTCTTATCAATCGCTTAATACAATGAAAAGCGGAAACTTGTAATTGACAAATAGGAATTAATGGATTAAATTAATACTGCCTAACTGGTTGGCGGACAGTGAAAAATTTATGGATTTTTCAACAAAACTGCAATTCTTGGGTGATAAATGAGAGTATATAATATGGGGATAAAATAAAAACTAATAGGAGGCAATAACCCGAGACTATTATAATTGAGTGTATTAATCGGATTATTCAAAGGATTAAGGGAACCTTTGGCGGTCGCCTGATGTTTTTTATATCAGACGGTCGGCTGAAGTAAACCTTTTGTGGGTACGATATGGCTGACCAAAAGCAACAAGAACTGAGAAACCGATTTGAACAGGAGGCGATGGTTCATACCGATGCGTTAATGCGTACAGCTCGCCGAATGACCAACAATGAAAACGACGCTCAGGACTTGGTTCAGGAATCCATGTTAAAGGCTTATCGCTTTTTTGATAAGTTTGAACCCGGAACCAACTGTAAAGCCTGGCTCTTTAAGATAATGACCAACATATTTATCAACAACTACCGTTCACGCGCCAAGGCTCCCAAGTCGATGGCCTTTGACGAAGTCGATGACAGTTTCCTGTTCGGACAACTGGCCAAATTCAAAGGCGGCGACGATCCCGAGAAAGAATTTTTCTCCAAGATATTCGATGATGACGTTAAAGAAGCCATCAATGAATTACCGGAGGATTTTCGGATTGTAGTCGTATTGTCATTTCTGGAGGGCTTTGCTTATCAGGAGATTGCTGATATTACCGGACTGCAGATCGGCACCGTGAAGTCGAGATTACATCGCGGCCGGAAATTATTGCAAAAATCTCTTTTAGATTATGCCATCAAGAACGGTTACATCAAGGAGCCTTACAATTGAATTGTAAAGAAGTTTTAAGACAATTGTATGAGATAATCGATAAAGAGGCCGGTGAAATTGATTCCCGCAAAGTAGAAGAACATCTTAAGCTGTGCCGTCATTGCATGGCTCACTATGAATTTGAGCGAACTTTTAGAGCTTTCGTGATCGAAAAAGGCCGCAATGTCGAGGACACCAGTTCTATAAAGAAATCAATCCGAAATCAACTCGACGCTATCGATGCCGCCGGGGAGGTCGGCCAAAAATCCCCTTTTAGATGGCAGGCAGTTAGTTTGGCTGCCGCCGCCGCTCTGATTATATGTATTATCGCGGCTTACTCACTAACCGATTTCCAAAATAATCTTACCTCAAATGAAAACGCCAACGAAGCCATCCTGGCGGACAGCCGCAACAGCGATATCGGCTACTTTATCGGGGCATTTTCAAATCACAAGTCGCATGAATCCAAGCCGGTCAGCCATGCCTCGCCGCTCGATTATCTTTATGATCTTACCGGCATAAGACTTGATCCGATTCCTGAGTTTTCACAGGATAATATTCTGTCCGTATCGGTCGATACGATCATGAATATTCCCTTCGGTTGCCTGGAAATGCTGAATCAGGATAATGATCTGGTAACGGTTTTTATCGCTGCTGTCGATGATTACACCCTCCCTGAGCATCCGCGCGGAATCATAGACGGTCATGAATATGTAGTACATCGCTGTGAAAAATGCACCCTGGTCGGCACCGAAAAGAAAGATTTAATCTTTATGGTTGTCTCGGGATCGGCCTGTCAGCCCAAAGAACTGGCTGATATGACCAGGTTCTTTTAATCAGGTATCCGTTATATTTCTAATTGCGCCGTTCATCGATATAACTTATAAATCAATATGATTCTGCCGCGAAAGGTATTAATTTGCAGTCTTGTCTTGTATTTATTCGGCCCCCATCACGCTTTGGCCCGGCATATTCCCGATAATATAAAAGCCTGCCTTAATACAATCACCGCTAACATTTACAACGATCAATTTCAACAAGCCGAGGCTCTGATAGATTCCCTGAGTAATGACGGAAACGCTCGCCCGTTTGATTTTCTGTTTCGTTCGATTCTTTATCAATCACAGATGATGGCCGCGGAATCGAATTATCTTGAAGATCAATTTTTTGAATGCCTCGATAGCGTGGAAGCTTATAGTCGAATAAAGCTTGAATCCGGTCAGGATTCAGCCCTGGCTTATTATTTTTCCGGCCACAGCCACGCTTTTCGTTCTCTGTATCAGGGCCGGGCCGGACATACCTGGTCGGCTATCAAGAAAGCACTGGGCGCCCGAAAGGCGTACGACAGGGGATACAAAGCCGATTCGACTTTTCATGATATTGCTCTCGGATTGGGCTCTTATAAATACTGGAAAACGGTCAAAACCAAAACCCTTAATTGGACGCCCCTGTTCAAAAGCGAAAAAAGAAGAGGGATTGAACTCCTGCGGTTGGCGGCCGACTCCTCGGAAATTTCTCAAGACGCTTCCCGGGCGGCATTGATATGGGTATATATCAATGAAAAACAGTACGGACAGGCGTTGAGTTTGGCTATTGAAATGCAGGATAAATATCCCCACGGTCTGACATTCCTGTGGCCGCTGGGCCAGGCCTATTTCGAGCTGGGCGATTTTCGTCAGGCGATAAGGATTTACAAAGAAATTAATGACAAATTATCGGTAGACCCGGGCAATTATTTCAATATTATTGAAGCCTCTTTTTATTTATTTCAGTGCTACAAATTTCAACGAATTGATCTGAAAAATGCCCGGATAAATATTTGTCACCTTGCCGAAGAGATACAAAGTCTGCCGATTCCCGAAGAGACTCAAAAGCGACAGAAGAAAAAGATCAATAAAATCATGAATGCCTGTAAATAATTAAACCAGAATCAAATACTTGTTCAATTCATTGTAAATTTCCGTGACAATTGACCGAAATTATAAAATAGCGACAGGGTAATATGGATGGGTACTGTGTTTAGAAAGGGCTAATTTCCTGTTTATGGAAAATTATGTTGAGTCAAGCCGAGCGCTGGATAAAATAATCTCTTCCATTGGTGAATTGCCGGCGATTCCGATAATTCTCTCGTCTCTGATGGGACTGACCGCGGACGTCAACGTCAATATTGAGAAAATTACCCAGGCTCTGATGTCGGATCAGTCATTGACTGCTCGAGTATTGAAATTATCCAATTCCTCGTTTTATGGCCGTTCCAAGGAAATTCAGTCACTGAAAGAAGCCGTTATCCTGCTCGGTTTCAAAACCCTGCGCTCTCTTGTCGTAGCCGCTTCAACCCATGGATTTTACACCAGAACCGGTGGAGAAAATCACAATAAACTCTGGGAACATACCCTGGCGACTGCTATCGCTTCTCGTTTAATAGCCAAAGCCGTCAATCACCCGCATATAGAAGAAGTCTTCATAGCGGGATTACTGCACGATATCGGCAAACTTGTATTGCTCCAGAAAAAACAGAAAGAATACAATGTAGTAATTGAGATTGTCGAAAAATCCAATGGAAAATTCATGGAAATCGAGGATGAAATATTCGGTTTCAATCATACCGATGCAGGACTGCTCATCCTCCATAAATGGTCGTTTCCCACCGCGCTAATCAATGCCGTCTTTGAGCATCACGATCCGATTGATTTGGAACAGGAGACTATGCCCTTATCTTTCATCGTCAACCTGGGTAATATTTTCGCCAAAAAATTACCGATCGGTTTTAACGATTACCGCCCGGAAGATTTATCCCAGGTACCCTCGTTTACTCATATCGGTCTGGACTTGGAACATCTCGAAGCAATGGAAAGCCTGATAGTCGAGCAATTCAATTATGAACGCAGTATCCTGGCCGGCAAAAATTAATTTTATGTAATTCCTTTAATTGTAAAATTCCCTTGTTTTAATTTTCCTTCCGTTGTATACTTGAGACAAATATCGGATAAATTCCGTTGGGGGTGGCGATAACGGCCTGAGATCATACCCCCGAACCTGATCCGGGTAATGCCGGCGGAGGAAAACGGTATGGCTATTTACATTGTGCGGTCTCACCCGCCTGAATTTCTTTTAACTGAGCCTTACGATAAAACTAACGTCGCCTGCCGTGTAATTTTTGTTTGCGGTGCCTGCATAGTGGTGTAGAGCACGGTATCGCGGGCATCAAACAGTCTAAGCGGCAGGCGGCCTTAGATAACCTTATTTCTCGAAGAGGGAGGGAAAAAGTATGAAGCGGCGTTTTTTCTTCACGATTTTATTGATGGCTTGGTTTAGTTGCCACGGATATGCCGAAGAAATTCGGATAAACGGACAGGTAATAGATGAAAACAAATTGCCGATTGCCCATGTTAACGTGAAGTCGGAAAATATCGCACAAAACGTTCAAACGGATGAAAACGGTCGCTTTTCGGTTGTTCTCATTTCTTCCGGCTCATCGCGTTTAAACTTTTCGCATGCCGGTTACGTCCCCGCATCGGTTGATATCCATCCCGGCGATGACAATATCACTATTGCAATGACCACCCAGGTTCATCCAATGCAGGGAATTACCGTTACCGTTGGCCGAGCCGTCCCGGGGCAGTCTCCGGTTTCCTTTCAAAATATCAGCCGTGAGACAATCGACCGAGATATGGATATCGGTGAAGTGCCCGAACTTCTGGAACTAACCCCCAACCTGTATAGTTATTCCGATGCCGGAGGTGGACTCGGATACAGCTATCTCAGTATCCGGGGATTCAACGCCCGGCGGGCGCCGGTTTATATCAACGGCGTACCCCTCAACGACCCCGAAGACCATGCTCTTTATTTTATCGATCTTCCCGATTTCGCTTCGCATCTGGACAACGTCCAGGTCCAGCGCGGCGTCGGCAACTCACTTTATGGCGATCCTTCGTTCGGAGGCTCCGTTAATCTCCTGACGAGCGTCCTGACTCACGATAGACAAGCAGTCCTCGAAACCGGCTACGGCGGTTTCTGGCAGGATGGAA contains:
- a CDS encoding bifunctional nuclease family protein, whose amino-acid sequence is MAMVEIQIDGLAMDLVSNSPVVVLASKELNKVLPIWIGHSEAWAIAMEISGMGSKRPMTHDLFKNAILAMDATLEKVEITDLKDQTFYARLHITIGDKHIDLDARPSDSIALALKTKCPIFVNEDLFSIQPKEDEPPEKQMPPSGPPESLADRLKRIDPEDFGKYSL
- a CDS encoding sigma-70 family RNA polymerase sigma factor, which translates into the protein MADQKQQELRNRFEQEAMVHTDALMRTARRMTNNENDAQDLVQESMLKAYRFFDKFEPGTNCKAWLFKIMTNIFINNYRSRAKAPKSMAFDEVDDSFLFGQLAKFKGGDDPEKEFFSKIFDDDVKEAINELPEDFRIVVVLSFLEGFAYQEIADITGLQIGTVKSRLHRGRKLLQKSLLDYAIKNGYIKEPYN
- the rplI gene encoding 50S ribosomal protein L9, which produces MKIILTDDVTNLGQAGDTIEVKTGYARNFLIPRNLAIPATKGNLRAVDHVKKEKGLRDKKRRRSAEKIRDDIEKLSLTTELVVGNEDQVYGSVTSHTIADLISKEGCAIERRWIRLEEPIKALGMYTIKIKIEKNVEASVKLLVEKKA
- a CDS encoding DUF2232 domain-containing protein, with translation MQSRTVIISTTAFLTALTAYWSLIPGIGFLLEIYLVWGVVVATIERHHWTIIGASAAALILGAIPGIAVIPMMFLMPSLVKLVLPAMVIGFLLNRGIKATAVFWVAVGCMTLIMTVIYLQMLEFIVELIENVHLRSLAWIKSTLATAGYSTEIIDSTSDSLAQGKNILFHLLPGLMILTGIGQIFVSMVLVEWYFTRRDSYFPGFGRFIYWKMPEKLLYFWVAAILIRLIWDGTAQMVADNALLIFVSFYSVTGLSLLEYGLRKLRLPKLIRIIFYLGLFFMQLPGLIAAAAAGLFDSYFDFRKVRAHSLG
- a CDS encoding zf-HC2 domain-containing protein, with protein sequence MNCKEVLRQLYEIIDKEAGEIDSRKVEEHLKLCRHCMAHYEFERTFRAFVIEKGRNVEDTSSIKKSIRNQLDAIDAAGEVGQKSPFRWQAVSLAAAAALIICIIAAYSLTDFQNNLTSNENANEAILADSRNSDIGYFIGAFSNHKSHESKPVSHASPLDYLYDLTGIRLDPIPEFSQDNILSVSVDTIMNIPFGCLEMLNQDNDLVTVFIAAVDDYTLPEHPRGIIDGHEYVVHRCEKCTLVGTEKKDLIFMVVSGSACQPKELADMTRFF
- a CDS encoding SLC13 family permease, which translates into the protein MSSPFKYSWMFSKRRIGLFLGPLAAIFIFYFTDLEPGNPNVTRCAAAAAWVAIWWIFEAIPIPATALLPVALYPFLGIMSGKATAAQYFNHIIFLFIGGLIIALAMERWDLHRRIALKIILLIGTSPRKIILGFMVATFFLSMWIANTASTMMMVPMAMAIIIKMTDSFGEEKVGKFPVGLLIAIAYAASIGGTATLIGTPPNLAFSRILTIIFPNAPDISFAQWMMFAFPFAVLFLLVAWLVIVKVYAPSRSKLETDASVFRDEYRKLGPMKYEEKIVLIVFCVTVFLWLFRKSITIGDFVLPGWSTLFAMPKFIDDGTVAIVMSLLLFVIPARQKNKGQKRLMNWETAKNLNWGIVLLFGGGFALASGLVESGLANYLGSQLTGLKQLSPIFIVIAICAMLTFLTELTSNTATTEIFLPILGVLAVVIGVNPLLLMIPATLSASCAFMLPVATPPNAIVFGTGRLKIADMMRVGIYMNLIGIIFITACVYLLGMYVFNIDLSVMPDWAK
- a CDS encoding HDOD domain-containing protein: MENYVESSRALDKIISSIGELPAIPIILSSLMGLTADVNVNIEKITQALMSDQSLTARVLKLSNSSFYGRSKEIQSLKEAVILLGFKTLRSLVVAASTHGFYTRTGGENHNKLWEHTLATAIASRLIAKAVNHPHIEEVFIAGLLHDIGKLVLLQKKQKEYNVVIEIVEKSNGKFMEIEDEIFGFNHTDAGLLILHKWSFPTALINAVFEHHDPIDLEQETMPLSFIVNLGNIFAKKLPIGFNDYRPEDLSQVPSFTHIGLDLEHLEAMESLIVEQFNYERSILAGKN
- the selD gene encoding selenide, water dikinase SelD; translated protein: MDDLRRDREIKLTSQVSGAGUASKIGPAALGEILKRFTPPQSENLLVGIDGVDDAGIYKLNDEMALVLTTDFFPPIVDDPYLFGQVAAANALSDVYAMGGKPLAALNILTVPADMPADVTGDILRGGADKIGEAGAVIAGGHSIKDKELKYGLAVTGIIHPNKIFTNKDARPGDILILTKPLGTGIVSTAIKQNKAQKEHVDYLCQLMIALNKIASEAMIEFGAHAATDITGFGLAGHSYEMASGSGVSFEIEYGKLKLLPGTIDYAKAGALTGGASANKSHLEGKISIDSFLESYASDIVFDPQTSGGLLISIDEKNANDCLDYLIKRNVNAAIIGRVLPQEKFSVIIKP